AAAGCCCATATCGACTTCTATAAAAATCTGAGAAAGTTGACGCAACGTCGACTCCGAAACGAGATTCGTTATCAGCGTATTAAGTTCTATAATGCGTACCGGGGAAGTATAGCCCTCGCCTACTTCGTAATTGGGCATCGTAAATTCTCCAAGCTCAAGAAAAGTCGATTCTATCGCTGAGTCTCGCTCAGTGCTTCGATCGCCAAACGGTAACTATCCAGCCCGAATCCGGTAATTACACCCAAGACCCCATGACTCAGGCGACTCTCGTGTCGAAAGGTCTCGCGGTCGTAAACATGAGATATATGCACCTCTATCGATGGAAGACCCACTGCACTTAGCGCATCGCCTATGGCCACTGACGTATGAGTGTAGCCTCCTGCGTTGATGATAATGGCATCGGTAATATTCAAGCAAGCCTGTACGGCCTCCACGAGCTCGCCTTCGTGATTCGATTGAAAACAGCTCAATTCGTGCTGGGGAAACCGCGACTTAAGGACATTCAAATAATCCTCGAAACTCGTGCTCCCGTAGACCTCAGGATTGCGAATACCAAGCAAATTAAGGTTGGGTCCGTTGATGATTCGTATCTTCATCGCGTTGGCTAAGATACGTTATGAAGTGGACTCCCGCGTTGAACGAGTACGAATCGTACCTCAAACTTGAAAAAGGCCTCAGCCCTCTTTCTGTGGGCGCCTATCGGCGCGATGTGAAACAGCTCGCCGACTTTTACCCTGAGCGTTCACCGCTCAAGCTCTCCATCCAAGAGCTGCGAGAATTTATCAATGAGTACGCAAAATCAGGGCGTTCGCCTCGAAGTCAAGCCCGACTCATCTCATCGATTCGCTCTTTCTACGGCTATCTCACGATTGAAAACCTCGTCGATTCTAATCCGGCCGAGTTACTTCAAGCCCCAAAAGTATCGCCTAAATTGCCCGATACGCTCAGCGTACAAGAGATCGACGCCATTATCGAGGCAGTTGATTTATCCTCCCGACAGGGAGAAAGAAACCGGGCGATTCTCGAGACCCTTTACGGTTGTGGTCTGCGGGTCACGGAGCTCATCAACCTGAAGATCAACGACCTCTATCCAAAACAAGGCTATGTAAAAGTGATCGGTAAAGGAAATAAGCAACGCTTAGTCCCACTGGCCGATATCACGTACAAGTTCATGCGCATTTATATTGAAGAAGTTCGCGTACACCTCAGTCCCAAAAAGGGCCACAAGAGCATCATTTTCCTGAATAACCGAGGTACTCGGCTTTCGCGAGTCATGATCTTTAAACTAGTGAAGGAAATGGCGGAGAAAGCCAGTATCCGAAAAAGTGTATCCCCCCACACTTTCAGACATTCGTTTGCGACTCATATGATCGAAGGGGGTGCCGATCTTCGCTCTGTTCAGGAAATGCTTGGTCA
This window of the Flavobacteriales bacterium genome carries:
- a CDS encoding 3-dehydroquinate dehydratase; translated protein: MKIRIINGPNLNLLGIRNPEVYGSTSFEDYLNVLKSRFPQHELSCFQSNHEGELVEAVQACLNITDAIIINAGGYTHTSVAIGDALSAVGLPSIEVHISHVYDRETFRHESRLSHGVLGVITGFGLDSYRLAIEALSETQR
- a CDS encoding tyrosine-type recombinase/integrase, with translation MKWTPALNEYESYLKLEKGLSPLSVGAYRRDVKQLADFYPERSPLKLSIQELREFINEYAKSGRSPRSQARLISSIRSFYGYLTIENLVDSNPAELLQAPKVSPKLPDTLSVQEIDAIIEAVDLSSRQGERNRAILETLYGCGLRVTELINLKINDLYPKQGYVKVIGKGNKQRLVPLADITYKFMRIYIEEVRVHLSPKKGHKSIIFLNNRGTRLSRVMIFKLVKEMAEKASIRKSVSPHTFRHSFATHMIEGGADLRSVQEMLG